One Bombus pyrosoma isolate SC7728 linkage group LG9, ASM1482585v1, whole genome shotgun sequence genomic window carries:
- the LOC122571212 gene encoding trans-Golgi network integral membrane protein 1-like, with product MENYAIRSLFGFTIFVFFLYCMKVSDVLSAPTTLRIIDVIKAGNYLTCNVQPFFYENNITSVCNNLTYSVDEHDLKSTNILLCFAFLDGLYKVCHSNEFPKEYNNTTTFYSYIQSLVPGEKESDKDEFCDNISDINVAYKEVERQLSYIKSLRFCYQECFDKSGKFTPLCAILAWNKHISDTKQINKNNKSQGDTNKKEDDKDVKPDPQIQHASPGTDKPSSEALKGNDDNKNKTQIDRHTDVKAVITMPLVQGKQNNTKFSIKSNESNVDGINTSLTGYRRKESENGKDEVLEDIEPPPKSNGKVGIGKEEITDTNFVNNEDGGNKNDDNEDVTTSTLSENTQEQGFSPEWNSHVQGHELSIDPNNRPEQPEDTAYQGQGITEQKIMSSYNINADEESHFFTYFSIISLISIAAYIGYHNKQKILAIVLEGRRSRNRGRRRPSTINYTKLDCTLEEAVTSQCNANVTHVIY from the exons ATGGAAAACTACGCAATTCGTTCACTTTTCGGTTTTACTATattcgttttttttctttactgtATGAAAGTGTCAGATGTACTAAGTGCACCAACAACCTTACGTATTATAGATGTAATAAAAGCTGGGAATTACTTAACTTGTAATGTACAACCgtttttttacgaaaataatattacatcaGTTTGTAATAATTTGACATATTCTGTGGATGAGCATGATTTAAAGTCAACGaatattcttttatgtttTGCATTCCTTGATGGATTGTATAAAGTTTGTCACTCTAATGAATTTCCTaaggaatataataatacgactacattttattcatatattcaaAGTTTGGTCCCtggtgaaaaagaaagcgatAAAGATGAATTTTGTGACAATATTAGTGACATTAATGTTGCATATAAAGAAGTGGAACGTCAGTTATCATATATAAAGTCTTTACGTTTCTGCTATCAGGAGTGCTTTGATAAATCAGGTAAATTTACTCCACTTTGTGCGATATTAGCATGGAACAAACATATTAGTGatacaaaacaaataaataaaaataataagtctCAAGGTGACACGAATAAGAAGGAAGATGATAAAGATGTAAAACCAGATCCACAAATACAGCATGCTAGTCCAGGAACAGACAAACCTTCCAGTGAAGCATTAAAAGGaaatgatgataataaaaataaaacacaaataGATAGACATACTGATGTTAAGGCTGTTATAACTATGCCACTAGTACAAGGAAAACAGAATAATACTAAATTCTCTATAAAATCTAATGAAAGTAACGTCGATGGTATCAATACATCTCTGACAGGCTATAGAAGAAAGGAGtcagaaaatggaaaagatgAGGTTCTTGAAGATATAGAACCACCGCCTAAAAGTAATGGCAAAGTAGGGAtaggaaaagaagagataactgatacaaattttgtaaataatgaaGATGGAGGAAATAAGAATGATGACAATGAGGATGTCACAACAAGTACATTATCAGAAAACACTCAGGAACAAGGTTTTAGCCCTGAATGGAATTCCCACGTGCAAGGTCATGAATTATCTATTG atccAAATAATAGACCTGAACAGCCTGAGGATACAg cATATCAAGGTCAGGGTATAACTGAACAGAAGATAATGTCTAGTTACAATATCAATGCAGATGAAGAATCCCACTTTTTTACTTACTTCAGTATAATTTCCTTAATCTCAATAGCTGCATACATTGGTTATCATAATAAACAGAAG ATATTAGCTATTGTATTGGAAGGACGAAGATCACGTAATCGCGGTAGACGACGACCGagtacaattaattatactaaattAGATTGTACACTTGAAGAAGCAGTTACATCACAATGTAATGCAAATGTGACCCATGTCATATATTAA